In the genome of Candidatus Nitrosocosmicus arcticus, the window CACCCATTTGAACATAACAATGATCAGGATATGTATCACCGAACAAGTTTTTACAAAAATCTTCACTTCTCCCGCCCGTTGTAAGTATAAAAGTATCTGCCTTTAGTGCTATTCCAACATCCAAGCTCTGTCTGATTGCGGCAGCAAAAGAAGCCGTCGAATAGGGAAGTACTATGCCGGTAGTACCCAGAATTGAAATTCCACCAAGTATACCCAGTCTAGGGTTATCAGTTTTTTTTGCTATTTCTTCCCCATTTGGAACAGAGATTGTTATTTTCAAACCTTGTTTTTCAATTAACTCTGGATAAAGATCTAAAACTTCATGCATAGATTCGCAAATCATTTTGATAGGTGTAGGATTTATCGCAGCATGTCCTAGTAACAATCCAAGTCCAGGTTTGGTGACCTTACCCACGCCAGTCCCACCAATGATTTGCACATTACCTTTATTATTTGTAAATTCTACAGTAGAACAAATTTCAGCACCATGAGTTACATCAGGATCATCTCCACCGTCTTTAATTACTGCAGAGGTAATCGAATTTTCATGAATTTTTGTCCATGCAATTTTGAGTGTAACAATCTTGCCCTTCGGTAGGGTAACCTGCACATTTTCGACAATTTTTCCAGTTAAGAGCGCTATAAGAGCGGATTTGGAAGCAGCAGTGGCGGAGGTTCCTGTAGTATAACCCGTTTTAAGTTGGCCTTTTAATTTTTTCTCTTTAACTTCTTGAGGGAGATCCTGTTCGCTTTCAGCGATAGATAAATCATTAGTGACTTTCTCATCTGACTCGCTCAAAAACCTTCATCGACTAAAATAACCATGCAAACATATCAAAAAAAACTTATACATTATTCTAATTGACATAAATGCTTTTCAAA includes:
- a CDS encoding cobalt-precorrin-5B (C(1))-methyltransferase, with product MSESDEKVTNDLSIAESEQDLPQEVKEKKLKGQLKTGYTTGTSATAASKSALIALLTGKIVENVQVTLPKGKIVTLKIAWTKIHENSITSAVIKDGGDDPDVTHGAEICSTVEFTNNKGNVQIIGGTGVGKVTKPGLGLLLGHAAINPTPIKMICESMHEVLDLYPELIEKQGLKITISVPNGEEIAKKTDNPRLGILGGISILGTTGIVLPYSTASFAAAIRQSLDVGIALKADTFILTTGGRSEDFCKNLFGDTYPDHCYVQMGDFAGYSVKQCHDKGVKKVFIAGFIGKLTKIAMGVKQTHVRGSHVSMEFMANLAERAGAFEDILGLIREANTARHVSEIVDSHKVKGFYDLICRNAASQLSNYSKNELSIEVIMFDFKGYTIGKFPKN